TTTCATATTCTTTACATTTTTGAAGAACAGATAAATCCCAGCCAATAATCATATCTATTCCAGCATCTTTTGCAGCAGATATGATTCTATCGAGTTCCTGTAGCTCATCTTCAAATATTATTGAATTTAATGTAAGGTGTGCTTTTATATTATTTTTTTTACAAATATTAGAAATCTCTTTCAAATCTTTCAGTTCAAAATTTTTTGCCATTGCTCGCATATTGAGACTTTCAACACCAAAATAAATAGCATCTGCACCAGCTTTTATTGCTGCATTGAGCATACTCCAGTCGCCAGCAGGAGCTAAAAGTTCAGGTTTATTTTTATATTTTATTCCCATGATGTTCTAAAGTATTTAAAGTTTACTATGTAAATCTATCTATTTAATAATAAATCTGCTTAAGGTTGTTTATGCATAAAAATTTTTACCTTGCTCTACTTGGAATAGGAATAGGCGGAATTGGTTTTGGATTAATTACACCTGTTACAGTTCTACTGCTTGAACAAAATAAAGCTCCAGCAATTATTACGGGAAGCATTACAATGGTCGGCTATTTAAGCGTGGTCATTTTTTCTCCTGTAGCAGGATTGTTAATTAATAAATATAATCTTAAAAAAGTTCTTGGTACTGGATTGTTTTTATGGTCAATAGGAGCATTAGCACATATATTCTGGTACATAATTCCATTACTTTATTTAATAAAATTTTTGATGGGAATAGGGGGAACATTAATTTTTGTTTCAACAGAAGTTATAATAAATTATTATAGTGATGAAAATAATAGAGGAAAAAATGTTAATCTTTATGCTGTAATTTTATCGATAGGAATTGCACTCGGTTCAATTTTAATCTGGACAATTAAAATAGCTACGTGGTTGCCTTTTGTTATAGGTGCACTTGTTATGTTGTCTGTTTTTTTATTTCAAGTAATATTTTTTGAAGATATAAATGTTAATCACAATAATAGCAGAATAGCAAAAATCTCATTTACCAGTTTACCTTTGTTGAGTATTATTGCACCAGCAGTTTATGGATTTTTTGAATCATCAATTATTGTGGTTATACCGATGTATGGTTTAAGAAATCTGTTTAATGTAAATCAGGTTTCTTATTTTATTGCATCTTTTGTTACAGGTGGAATAGTGTTACTTTACTTTATAGGTTTTATTAGTGATATCATCAATAGACAAAAATTACTACTCTTTATTTTCTTCCTTTTGAGTAACCTGCTTATTCTACCATCTATTTATAATAATTTTATTTTTTTGATTATAACTTTCTTTCTAATCGGTGGAATGATTCCAGCAATTTATACTGTTGGATTAAGTTATACAATAGAGAAGGTCGAAAAACAATTTATAGCACAAGCAAATGGTTATTATATAATGATGTATGGAATAGGAACAATTGCAGGACCATTTATTGGTGCATTACTGGTTGATATAAACAAGCAATTTGGTTTCTGGTTGTTTTCGGCAATTCTTTGCTTTCTCTTGTTTGCCTTTTTTAGATGGTATGGAAAACAAAATTCGTAGTATGTTTACTTGAATGATTTTATTATTTTAGAACAAAGTTAATAATCTATTTTAATGCCTAATAAGAACATAAATATAATTGAAAGTCTAAATAATATAGATACTCCAGTACTTATAAATTTTATAGATAAACATCAAATTGCCAACGATAAGCTTAAAAACTTATTTGAAATATCATACGATCCTAATAATGATTTCTGGAATACAATAAAATTTTATGATGTACAAAATAATTTATTGACTCTCGAAGAATTACCTTTCATTAAAGCCGCAAAAGAAAAAAGAAGTATTCCTTTTTTTAGATTAAAATACCTGGATAAAAATTCTTCTGAAAAATATTTAATTGTTAACTCAATATTTATTCAGGATAAAAGCGAAGAGTCTTTTGTTATATCCTTATTTAGTGATGTAACAAAAGAAATTGGTATTGAACAAATACTTAAAGAATCGCTTGGTAGCATACAGGCAGTTTTATATTCTACTAATGCAGATGGAAGTGAATATTATTTTATAAGTGATGCTGTACGACAACTTTTTGGATTTACTCCAGAAGAAATTTATAACAATAAATTTTTAATACTGAGAACAATCGAAAAAGAACACTTCAAAAATTTTAGAGAGTTTATTGATAAGTTAAGGACAGGTGAAGCTTCGGTAGTTGAATATAAGATGAAAGATCGCTTTGGAAAAGAACACTGGGTAAGACATACAGGAATTCCAATTATTAGAAACGAAAAAGTTATTCGTGTGGTGGGAATTATTCTGGATATTACAGAAGAAAAAATTACAAGACTTCGTCTTGAAAACTCAGAAGAAAAATTTAGAATGCTAATTGATACTGCAGACGATTTAATTTTTATATTGAATGGCTTTGGTTATTTCAATATGGTTAATAAAAATGGTGCTAATGCTCTTGGATATAGACCAGAAGAAATGATAGGAAAACATTTTTTAGACTTTGTTGATAAAGAAGATGAATCAAAAATTGCAGAAGCATTTTCAAAAATCTTAACAACTCAAGAAAAAGTTATTTTTGAAGTTTCCTTTATCGATCGATTCGAAAAGAGTATTACATTCGAAATCCACGCAAAACCAATGATTATTGATGGCGAAGTAGCTGGGATGATAAGCATAGGAAGAAATATTACAAATAGAAAACTTTATGAACAGAAAATAAAAGAACTGAATGCAAAATTAATTGAAGCAAATAGAATTATTTCCATTGAGCGAGAAAGAGCACGACAGAAAATCACCTTGCTCGAAGAACTAAATAAACTGAAAAGCGAATTCGTTTCGAATATTTCACACGAATTAAGAACACCACTTGCATCGGTAGTAGGTTTTGCTGAGACCATTGCTACCGATTCTGATCTCCCAAAAGAAACCATCAAAGAATTCAGCGAAATAATTTTAAGCGAAGGCAGAAGACTTGCAAAAATAATAAATGATGTTTTGGATTTTTCAAGATTGGAAACAGGTCAAGAAGAATTAAAAAAAGAAGAATTCGAAATTCAAAAACTTATTGATGAAGTAGAATCAGATTTTAAAAACGAAATAAATCAAAAAGAATTAGTTTTATCGAAAGAATATCCACAAAAGGAAGTTAAAATTTATGCAGATAGAAAAAGATTAAAACAGGCACTCGATAATCTTGTTTCAAATGCAATCAAGTATACACCTAAAGGTGGAAGAATTAATTTAATGGTCAACGATTTTGAAAAAGAAATTGAAATTACAGTAAGCGATACTGGAATTGGAATACCAGAAAAAGAACTTCCCAAATTATTTCAAAAGTTTAGTAAAATTTATAGACCAAATGCACCAGTATCAGGAGCGGGAATGGGACTGGCAGTTGTTAAACAAATTATTGATTTGCATAAAGGTGTTATAAGGGTTAAGAGCGAAGAAAATAAAGGGACAACATTTATTATAAGATTACCAAAATAAATTACGAGGGAAGAATTGGAAAAATTAATTTTTATAGTTGACGATGAAGAATCGATATTGAAAATGTTAACACATTGGTGTAAAAACCAATGGGGCTACAAAGTAAAAACATTTACTACAGGTTCAGAAGTTTTAAATGCACTTAATGAAGAACCAGATTTAATTTTGCTTGACATAATGTTGCCTGATATAAATGGTAATGACTTATTAATTAAAATAAAACAATCTAATCCACAACTTCCAGTAATTATGCTTTCTGCTCAGGGAAGTATTGAAGTAGCGTTAGAATCAATTCGTCTTGGAGCATTTGATTACTTTCCAAAACCACTCGATAAAAATAGACTCGAATCTGCAATCAGGAATGCAATTAAAAATTATGATCTCGAAAGAGAATTAAAAAAGCTGAAAGAGAATATTCAAAAAGAATATAGTTTCGATAATATTGTATCTGCAGATAAAAAAATGCAGGAAGCTTTTCGAATGGTTTCGAGAGTTCTGGATAATGATATAACTGTTTTAATTCAGGGAGAAAGTGGTACTGGAAAAGAATTAATTGCAAGAGCAATTCATTACAACGGGAAAAGAAAAAATGCTCCATTTGTTGTTGTAAATTGTGCTTCGATTCCACGTGAACTTTTAGAGAGTGAATTATTTGGTCACGAAAAAGGTGCATTTACAGGTGCACATCAAAGAAAAATTGGAAAGTTTGAACTTGCAAATGGAGGAACAATTTTTCTTGATGAAATTGGTGAAATGGAAATGTCTCTTCAGGCAAAAATTCTCCGTGTAATTCAACAAAAAGAATTTGAAAGAGTTGGTGGTAACGAAGTTATTAAAACAGATGTAAGAATAATTTCTGCTACAAATAGAGATTTGAAAGAATGTGTGGATAAAAAACTTTTCCGTGAAGATCTATACTATCGATTGAGTTCATTTCCTATTTATATTCCACCACTTAGAGAAAGAAAGGGTGACATTGTTGTATTGATTGATCATTTCATTAAACAACTTAATGAAAAACTCGGGAAGAATATTAAAGGAGTTACCAAAAATGCACTAAAACTTATGTACGATTACAATTGGCCTGGCAATGTAAGAGAACTTGAAAACACACTCGAACGATGTATGATTCTTACAGATGGAGATTACATTGATGTTGATGTATTGCCAGATTCAATTACAGCTCAATCTGTTTCAATTGATAATAAAACTGCTTTGTTTGCAGACGATTCCCCCATTATTCCAATTGAAAAACTAAAAGAGCAGGCTATACGTCATGCTCTTAAAGTAACAAATGGAAATATTGTTGAAGCAGCAAGAAAACTTAAAATTGGTAGAGCAACATTATATCGTTTAATAGATAAATATAAATTAAACAGAAATTAAATATGGAGCTTTTATGAGTATATCAGAAGAAATAATTGGCGATATTGTTATTGAAACAATAAATTCTAATAGAGCTACATTAATCGAATCAGAAAACTTAAAAAAGCTGATATATGATAAAGTTGAAAAAGGTTATAAGAAAATTATAATTGACTTAAGTAATGCTGAATTCATAGATTCAACTTTTCTTGGAGTAATTGTTAATGGACTTAAGAAAGTTGTAAGTCTTGGTGGTGATTTAAAACTTGTAGGATTTAAACCAGCTGTTCGTTCTATGTTTGAATTAACACGCTTATTTAGAGTTTTTGAATCTTATCCTGAATTACAATCAGCATTAAAAAGTTTTCAGAAATAATATGGAGTTATAAAGTAATCTACTATGGTCGAAAATAAATTTTCTGGAAAAATTCTAC
This is a stretch of genomic DNA from Rosettibacter firmus. It encodes these proteins:
- a CDS encoding PAS domain-containing sensor histidine kinase, whose product is MPNKNINIIESLNNIDTPVLINFIDKHQIANDKLKNLFEISYDPNNDFWNTIKFYDVQNNLLTLEELPFIKAAKEKRSIPFFRLKYLDKNSSEKYLIVNSIFIQDKSEESFVISLFSDVTKEIGIEQILKESLGSIQAVLYSTNADGSEYYFISDAVRQLFGFTPEEIYNNKFLILRTIEKEHFKNFREFIDKLRTGEASVVEYKMKDRFGKEHWVRHTGIPIIRNEKVIRVVGIILDITEEKITRLRLENSEEKFRMLIDTADDLIFILNGFGYFNMVNKNGANALGYRPEEMIGKHFLDFVDKEDESKIAEAFSKILTTQEKVIFEVSFIDRFEKSITFEIHAKPMIIDGEVAGMISIGRNITNRKLYEQKIKELNAKLIEANRIISIERERARQKITLLEELNKLKSEFVSNISHELRTPLASVVGFAETIATDSDLPKETIKEFSEIILSEGRRLAKIINDVLDFSRLETGQEELKKEEFEIQKLIDEVESDFKNEINQKELVLSKEYPQKEVKIYADRKRLKQALDNLVSNAIKYTPKGGRINLMVNDFEKEIEITVSDTGIGIPEKELPKLFQKFSKIYRPNAPVSGAGMGLAVVKQIIDLHKGVIRVKSEENKGTTFIIRLPK
- a CDS encoding MFS transporter, with protein sequence MHKNFYLALLGIGIGGIGFGLITPVTVLLLEQNKAPAIITGSITMVGYLSVVIFSPVAGLLINKYNLKKVLGTGLFLWSIGALAHIFWYIIPLLYLIKFLMGIGGTLIFVSTEVIINYYSDENNRGKNVNLYAVILSIGIALGSILIWTIKIATWLPFVIGALVMLSVFLFQVIFFEDINVNHNNSRIAKISFTSLPLLSIIAPAVYGFFESSIIVVIPMYGLRNLFNVNQVSYFIASFVTGGIVLLYFIGFISDIINRQKLLLFIFFLLSNLLILPSIYNNFIFLIITFFLIGGMIPAIYTVGLSYTIEKVEKQFIAQANGYYIMMYGIGTIAGPFIGALLVDINKQFGFWLFSAILCFLLFAFFRWYGKQNS
- a CDS encoding STAS domain-containing protein, translating into MSISEEIIGDIVIETINSNRATLIESENLKKLIYDKVEKGYKKIIIDLSNAEFIDSTFLGVIVNGLKKVVSLGGDLKLVGFKPAVRSMFELTRLFRVFESYPELQSALKSFQK
- a CDS encoding sigma-54-dependent transcriptional regulator; this encodes MEKLIFIVDDEESILKMLTHWCKNQWGYKVKTFTTGSEVLNALNEEPDLILLDIMLPDINGNDLLIKIKQSNPQLPVIMLSAQGSIEVALESIRLGAFDYFPKPLDKNRLESAIRNAIKNYDLERELKKLKENIQKEYSFDNIVSADKKMQEAFRMVSRVLDNDITVLIQGESGTGKELIARAIHYNGKRKNAPFVVVNCASIPRELLESELFGHEKGAFTGAHQRKIGKFELANGGTIFLDEIGEMEMSLQAKILRVIQQKEFERVGGNEVIKTDVRIISATNRDLKECVDKKLFREDLYYRLSSFPIYIPPLRERKGDIVVLIDHFIKQLNEKLGKNIKGVTKNALKLMYDYNWPGNVRELENTLERCMILTDGDYIDVDVLPDSITAQSVSIDNKTALFADDSPIIPIEKLKEQAIRHALKVTNGNIVEAARKLKIGRATLYRLIDKYKLNRN